From Flavobacterium sp. 102, a single genomic window includes:
- a CDS encoding type 1 glutamine amidotransferase, protein MSHPIRIAILDMYNGEPNQGMRCIIDIVNRFNQIVTFQIFDVRGKSEFPDIQKYDIFISTGGPGNPLEGDGWDLKWYDFVDQLWHWNKEQKVKKHMLFICHSFQMACHHFGLATINKRKATSFGVMTIHKTEAGTNDPVLEGLNNPFYAIDSRDYQVVQPKLSIFSKKGAMIIALEKMRTHVEYERAIMGVRFSDEFVGLQFHPEADALSFVANLKNKERREHIIAMKGKTKFRDMLEDLLDEDKIYKTNETIIPNFLRIAINDLMKHRKSLSN, encoded by the coding sequence ATGAGTCACCCCATTCGCATAGCGATTTTAGATATGTACAACGGAGAACCGAATCAAGGAATGCGCTGTATTATTGATATTGTCAACCGATTTAACCAAATAGTTACCTTTCAAATTTTTGATGTCAGAGGAAAATCAGAGTTTCCGGACATTCAGAAATATGATATTTTTATTTCCACCGGCGGACCGGGAAATCCTTTAGAAGGCGATGGTTGGGATTTAAAATGGTATGATTTTGTGGATCAATTATGGCATTGGAACAAAGAACAAAAAGTTAAAAAACACATGTTGTTTATCTGTCATTCTTTCCAAATGGCTTGTCATCATTTCGGATTGGCAACAATCAATAAAAGAAAGGCTACTTCTTTCGGCGTAATGACCATTCACAAAACAGAAGCCGGAACTAACGACCCGGTTTTAGAAGGTTTGAATAATCCTTTTTATGCCATTGATAGTCGCGATTACCAAGTGGTTCAGCCTAAGCTGAGCATTTTCAGCAAAAAAGGCGCCATGATTATCGCTTTGGAAAAAATGAGAACGCATGTAGAATACGAACGTGCCATTATGGGTGTTCGTTTTTCGGATGAATTCGTTGGCTTACAATTTCATCCCGAAGCTGATGCGTTGAGTTTTGTTGCCAATTTAAAAAACAAAGAAAGACGCGAACACATTATCGCCATGAAAGGTAAAACCAAGTTTCGCGATATGTTAGAAGATTTATTAGACGAAGACAAAATCTATAAAACCAACGAAACCATTATTCCGAATTTCTTACGCATAGCCATTAATGACTTGATGAAACATAGAAAATCGCTTTCCAATTAG
- a CDS encoding carboxylate-amine ligase, whose protein sequence is MTKKLPVFTLGVEEEYQIIDPETRDLRSHLSKIVDGAKIILNEQVKAEMHQSVVEVGTNICKNVKEAKAEIRFLRSKIVELASKQNLVVGGAGTHPFSRWQDQPITDDPRYHHIVNELQDAARSNLIFGMHCHVGIENREIGLQLMNQATYFLPHIFALSTNSPFWEGRNTGYKSFRTKVFDKFPRTGLPEYFDSVQAYDNYLETLVKTKCIDNPKKIWWDLRLHPFYDTIEFRITDMSLTVDEAMCIVAVIQAIVAKLYKLTMANTSFNIYRIALIKENKFRAARYGVEGNMIDFGLQQEVNTKCLILELLEFIDDVVDELGSRDEINYVHTILNEGTGADKQLAVFNYTQDLTKVVDMITSEFTRGL, encoded by the coding sequence ATGACGAAGAAATTACCCGTATTTACCTTAGGTGTAGAAGAAGAATATCAAATTATAGATCCTGAAACCCGCGATTTGCGGTCACATTTATCCAAAATTGTAGATGGTGCTAAGATCATTTTAAACGAACAGGTAAAAGCCGAAATGCACCAATCCGTCGTTGAAGTTGGCACCAATATTTGTAAAAACGTCAAGGAAGCCAAAGCCGAAATCCGCTTTCTGAGAAGTAAAATAGTAGAATTGGCCTCCAAACAAAACCTAGTTGTCGGTGGCGCCGGAACACATCCGTTTTCTCGTTGGCAAGACCAACCTATTACTGACGATCCAAGATACCATCACATTGTCAACGAATTGCAAGATGCAGCACGTTCCAATCTGATTTTTGGGATGCATTGTCACGTCGGAATAGAAAATCGTGAAATTGGTTTACAGCTAATGAATCAGGCGACTTATTTCTTACCGCATATTTTTGCGTTGTCTACCAATTCACCTTTTTGGGAAGGAAGAAATACCGGTTATAAATCGTTTAGAACTAAAGTATTTGATAAATTTCCACGTACAGGTTTGCCGGAATATTTTGATAGCGTTCAAGCATATGACAACTATTTGGAGACTTTGGTCAAAACCAAATGCATCGACAATCCGAAGAAAATTTGGTGGGATTTGCGTTTGCATCCGTTCTATGACACGATTGAATTTCGTATCACAGACATGAGTTTGACCGTTGATGAAGCGATGTGTATTGTTGCCGTCATTCAAGCCATTGTTGCAAAATTATACAAATTGACTATGGCAAACACCAGTTTCAATATTTACAGAATTGCTTTGATTAAGGAAAATAAATTCCGTGCCGCAAGATATGGCGTTGAAGGCAATATGATTGATTTTGGTTTGCAACAAGAAGTCAATACCAAATGTCTGATCCTCGAATTACTTGAATTTATTGACGATGTGGTTGACGAATTAGGCAGTCGTGACGAAATCAACTACGTTCACACCATTCTAAATGAAGGAACCGGAGCCGATAAACAATTAGCTGTTTTCAATTACACGCAAGATTTGACAAAAGTAGTTGATATGATTACCAGCGAATTTACCAGAGGTTTATAG
- a CDS encoding glyoxalase, giving the protein MEARDNNVLELRGESLGTITSQSSLEEVFQNKTLRPILKLQNDLFIQVFINYAMKQKNVFFSLTPEKKMAYVENVIQRDIKFRNSLKGMVIAFFTLDEYAEYIQNSSNINKRMMNMLIERLKSQIQLIELVA; this is encoded by the coding sequence ATGGAAGCCAGAGATAACAATGTTCTAGAGTTAAGAGGAGAATCTTTAGGAACGATAACCAGTCAGTCCTCGCTTGAGGAAGTTTTTCAAAACAAAACCCTTCGTCCTATTTTAAAGTTACAAAATGATTTGTTCATTCAAGTTTTTATCAATTATGCAATGAAACAAAAGAATGTTTTCTTTTCTCTTACACCCGAAAAGAAAATGGCCTACGTAGAAAATGTTATCCAAAGAGATATCAAATTCAGAAACTCTTTGAAAGGTATGGTCATTGCCTTTTTTACTTTAGACGAATATGCAGAATATATCCAAAATTCTTCCAATATCAATAAACGCATGATGAATATGTTGATTGAAAGACTTAAAAGTCAAATTCAATTAATTGAACTCGTAGCCTAA
- a CDS encoding cell wall metabolism sensor histidine kinase WalK, with translation MQQFSFKNRIASNYIITTALLILVVFFAIYSIVRFSVSVRVDNEIKTEVTKHLKEIEVIENCVLLIEEEEWKTSQFNKVEVSPAFIQFVDELGAMVEKSPNLKQKQLTYKASAPVNELFETKLENISVRQIQVPLYQGTKIIGFMIVAMSLEDSIMVLNNLFTIMLIAYPMILLVLFLIARFIAGRSIKPISTIIETSNDITKDNLKSRIPLPQNRDELFILSQTINNLLDRVENAIEREKQFTSDASHELRTPLAVIKGTLEVLVRKPRNPEEYKEKIDFCINEVNRLNHLVDELLLLARFENQKQTLKLEKVSLNAIFLDVISRNSTIISEKKIKCVANFPKDFYVTTDAYLLGIIVNNILTNAVKYSKPNDTINFDIIETENKLICSVSDQGIGIAEEDLQKIFDQFYRSKSNEHPEIKGTGLGLSIVKRLSLLLQIDLQIESEENKGTKVILGFIK, from the coding sequence ATGCAACAATTTTCATTTAAAAACAGAATCGCATCCAATTATATCATTACAACAGCCTTGTTAATATTGGTGGTCTTTTTTGCTATCTATTCTATAGTGCGCTTTAGTGTGTCTGTTAGAGTTGATAACGAAATTAAAACTGAAGTAACCAAGCATTTAAAAGAGATTGAAGTCATAGAAAACTGTGTTTTACTGATTGAGGAAGAAGAGTGGAAGACCAGTCAGTTTAACAAAGTAGAGGTCAGTCCGGCTTTTATTCAATTTGTTGATGAATTAGGCGCTATGGTGGAAAAATCACCCAACCTAAAACAGAAACAACTGACCTACAAAGCCAGTGCGCCTGTGAATGAATTGTTTGAAACTAAGTTAGAAAACATTTCGGTAAGACAAATTCAAGTACCGCTTTATCAAGGCACAAAAATCATTGGCTTCATGATTGTAGCCATGTCGCTTGAGGATTCCATAATGGTTTTAAACAATTTGTTTACCATTATGCTGATTGCTTATCCAATGATATTATTAGTGCTGTTTCTCATCGCTCGATTTATTGCCGGTAGAAGTATAAAGCCAATAAGTACTATCATTGAAACGTCTAATGATATTACAAAAGACAATCTGAAATCGAGAATTCCGTTGCCTCAAAATCGCGATGAATTGTTTATCTTATCGCAAACTATCAATAACTTATTGGATAGGGTAGAGAATGCCATTGAACGCGAAAAACAGTTTACATCAGATGCGTCTCATGAACTGAGAACACCATTGGCAGTAATTAAAGGAACTTTAGAAGTGTTAGTTCGTAAACCTCGTAATCCTGAGGAATATAAAGAAAAAATAGACTTTTGTATTAATGAAGTAAATCGTTTGAATCACTTGGTAGATGAATTGCTTTTATTGGCTCGTTTCGAAAACCAAAAGCAAACTTTAAAGTTGGAAAAGGTTTCATTAAACGCCATTTTCCTCGATGTTATTTCTCGAAATTCAACCATTATAAGCGAGAAGAAAATTAAATGTGTGGCCAACTTCCCGAAAGATTTTTATGTTACTACCGATGCGTATTTGCTTGGCATTATAGTAAACAACATTTTAACCAATGCGGTGAAATATTCTAAACCCAATGACACCATCAACTTTGACATCATTGAAACCGAAAATAAATTGATTTGTTCTGTTTCTGATCAAGGAATTGGTATTGCAGAAGAAGATTTGCAGAAGATTTTTGACCAATTTTATCGTTCCAAATCAAACGAACATCCGGAAATCAAAGGAACAGGCTTGGGATTGTCCATTGTAAAAAGATTATCGTTATTACTTCAAATTGATTTGCAAATAGAAAGCGAAGAAAATAAAGGAACCAAAGTCATTTTAGGCTTTATTAAATAA
- a CDS encoding RimK family alpha-L-glutamate ligase → MKKIGILFGMEDTFPYAFIERVNSKNEKGIIAEAVSIDKVVQNKGGEYAVIIDRISQDVPFYRAYLKNAALTGTNVINNPFWWSADDKFFNNALADTLGVPLPNTVILPSAEHPTDTTSKSFRNLKYPMDWEGIFEYIGFPAYMKPYAGGGWKNVYRLENKEEFWQKHQETGQLVMLLQEEIVFDDYYRVYCLGGKAVRIMPYEPRNPHHLRYVVENPNTDKKLMATIKDYTLRLCKGLGYDFNTVEFAVRDGIPYAIDFGNPAPDAEYTSVGAENFEWVVEEAAQMAIAFAKKQKPGKINLTWGDFIKNAAAEK, encoded by the coding sequence ATGAAAAAGATTGGTATTTTATTCGGAATGGAAGACACTTTTCCTTATGCGTTTATCGAAAGAGTAAACTCAAAAAACGAAAAAGGAATTATCGCTGAAGCCGTTTCCATAGACAAAGTAGTGCAAAACAAAGGTGGTGAATATGCCGTAATTATAGACAGAATTTCACAAGACGTTCCTTTTTATCGTGCGTATTTAAAAAATGCTGCACTCACGGGAACCAACGTAATCAATAATCCATTTTGGTGGAGTGCCGATGATAAATTTTTTAATAATGCTTTAGCGGATACACTGGGCGTTCCACTACCAAACACGGTAATTTTGCCTTCTGCGGAACATCCGACCGATACAACTTCAAAATCATTCAGAAATCTTAAATATCCTATGGATTGGGAAGGTATTTTCGAATACATCGGTTTTCCGGCTTATATGAAACCCTATGCCGGTGGTGGTTGGAAAAATGTTTACCGATTAGAAAACAAGGAAGAATTTTGGCAAAAACACCAAGAAACCGGACAGTTGGTAATGCTTTTACAAGAGGAAATTGTCTTCGATGATTATTATCGTGTGTATTGTTTGGGCGGAAAGGCCGTTCGCATTATGCCATACGAACCAAGAAATCCGCACCATTTAAGATATGTAGTCGAAAATCCAAATACGGACAAAAAACTAATGGCAACGATTAAAGATTACACGCTTCGTCTTTGCAAAGGTTTAGGTTATGATTTCAATACCGTTGAATTTGCTGTTCGTGACGGAATTCCATACGCCATCGATTTTGGAAATCCTGCTCCGGATGCAGAATATACTTCAGTTGGTGCCGAAAATTTTGAATGGGTTGTAGAAGAAGCGGCTCAAATGGCGATAGCTTTCGCTAAAAAGCAAAAACCGGGCAAAATCAACTTGACTTGGGGCGATTTTATCAAAAACGCAGCCGCAGAGAAATAA
- a CDS encoding esterase family protein, producing the protein MKEEYFKWYSPNLSREIEMLVFGHSGYPVILFPTSMGSYHENKDQGLIESARWYIDQGLIQIFCPNSIDKESFYNKNIHPVHRIQNHVWYDKMICHEIVEKIRNNTYAGKVAVAGCSFGGYHAANFALKHPGYVSHMFSLSGAFSIKSFMDGHWDDNVFYNSPEDYLHGLNDAELWNMDIILGTSNWDICFDANLKLSKILSQRDIPHWLDVRQDREHDWPVWREMFPHYLSRIKFF; encoded by the coding sequence ATGAAAGAAGAATATTTTAAATGGTATTCGCCTAATTTGAGCCGTGAAATCGAAATGTTGGTTTTTGGACATTCGGGATATCCGGTAATCCTCTTCCCTACTTCTATGGGAAGTTACCACGAAAATAAAGACCAAGGTTTAATAGAAAGTGCCCGATGGTATATTGATCAAGGTTTGATACAAATCTTTTGTCCTAATAGCATAGACAAAGAAAGTTTCTACAATAAAAACATCCATCCTGTTCATCGCATCCAAAACCATGTTTGGTACGATAAAATGATTTGCCACGAAATTGTAGAAAAGATAAGAAATAACACTTACGCTGGAAAAGTAGCGGTAGCCGGCTGTAGTTTTGGTGGTTATCATGCAGCAAATTTTGCTCTCAAACATCCGGGTTATGTCAGTCATATGTTTTCGCTAAGCGGAGCCTTTTCCATTAAAAGTTTTATGGATGGTCATTGGGACGATAATGTATTCTACAATAGTCCGGAAGATTATTTACACGGATTAAACGACGCTGAATTATGGAATATGGACATCATACTCGGCACTTCCAATTGGGACATTTGTTTTGATGCCAATTTGAAGTTGAGCAAAATTCTTTCCCAAAGAGACATTCCGCATTGGTTAGACGTTCGCCAAGACCGAGAACACGATTGGCCGGTTTGGCGCGAAATGTTTCCACATTATTTATCCAGAATTAAGTTTTTTTAA
- a CDS encoding response regulator transcription factor, whose product MKHILIVEDEEGIVQFLTQGLEEEGYQISSANNGKSGLELFQNEKFDLVLLDWMLPKMTGVEVCKAIRLQNTKVPIIFLTAKDTVQETVEGLKSGANDYIKKPFSFDELVERIKVQLRDQPENDLLTLGPVEINLQKHQVTVDKKEVSLTQKEFDLLHYLVKNKGTVCSRTQIIQDVWDIHFEYDTGVIDVFMNAIRKKLNLKVEEDYIKTIRGVGYIANDE is encoded by the coding sequence ATGAAGCACATTTTAATAGTAGAAGACGAAGAAGGAATTGTTCAATTCCTTACACAAGGTTTGGAAGAGGAAGGCTATCAAATATCATCGGCCAACAACGGGAAATCAGGGTTAGAGCTTTTTCAAAATGAAAAATTTGATTTGGTCTTACTCGATTGGATGTTACCCAAAATGACCGGCGTAGAAGTCTGCAAAGCCATTCGATTGCAAAACACCAAAGTGCCTATTATTTTTCTAACCGCCAAAGACACGGTGCAAGAAACCGTAGAAGGGTTGAAAAGTGGCGCCAATGATTATATCAAAAAGCCTTTTAGTTTTGACGAACTGGTGGAACGTATTAAAGTACAGTTGCGTGACCAACCCGAAAATGACCTCTTAACACTTGGTCCGGTAGAAATTAATTTGCAAAAGCATCAGGTTACCGTGGATAAGAAAGAAGTGTCGCTTACACAAAAGGAGTTTGATTTGCTTCATTATTTGGTTAAAAACAAAGGAACGGTTTGCTCTAGAACCCAAATCATACAAGACGTTTGGGACATTCATTTTGAATATGATACCGGCGTAATCGACGTATTCATGAACGCCATACGAAAAAAACTAAACCTTAAAGTGGAAGAAGATTATATCAAAACCATTCGTGGTGTTGGGTATATTGCTAATGACGAATGA
- a CDS encoding acetyl-CoA carboxylase biotin carboxylase subunit family protein, which yields MENPIKNFICISNYFKGNDFLINLKKQGNKVYLITSEKLRDKPWAFDYIDEIYFMPGQDVDWNLEELLAGVAGLMRERKIDGIVALDDFDVEKAAYLRENLRISGMGQTTGRYFRDKLAMRMRAKDAGIPIPAFSPLFNDVEINEFADTVAPPWVLKPRSEASASGIMKVHSAAELWEKIHGLGDNRIKYLVEQFKPGAVYHCDGLNWHGKTLFSITSQYLATPMEISQGGGIFRSANIPYDSKDDKAIKKQNEQVLKAFGMQHGANHTEFIKCNDDGKIYFLETASRVGGAHLAEMVEAASGVNLWSEWAKIEDALVKGKQYKLPTIKKEFAGIVLTLSKFEHPDLSGFNDTEVCFRVPLDFHAGLIVKSDNHARVRELLDDYAERLIRDYATVAQQEAVKKLH from the coding sequence ATGGAAAATCCAATCAAAAATTTCATTTGTATTTCCAACTATTTTAAAGGGAATGATTTCTTAATTAATTTGAAGAAACAGGGCAATAAAGTCTATTTAATCACTTCGGAAAAGTTGCGCGACAAACCGTGGGCTTTTGATTACATAGACGAAATATATTTTATGCCCGGACAAGATGTTGATTGGAATTTGGAGGAATTATTAGCCGGTGTTGCCGGTTTAATGCGCGAAAGAAAGATTGACGGCATAGTGGCGTTAGATGATTTTGATGTGGAAAAGGCAGCTTATTTGCGTGAGAATCTAAGAATCTCCGGAATGGGACAAACCACCGGAAGGTATTTCCGAGACAAATTGGCGATGAGAATGCGAGCCAAAGACGCAGGTATTCCGATTCCTGCTTTTAGTCCGTTGTTTAATGATGTTGAAATTAATGAATTTGCCGATACGGTTGCGCCACCATGGGTTTTAAAACCACGTTCGGAAGCTTCGGCTTCGGGAATTATGAAGGTTCATTCTGCAGCCGAACTTTGGGAAAAAATCCACGGATTAGGCGATAATCGAATCAAATATTTGGTGGAACAATTCAAACCTGGTGCGGTTTATCACTGCGATGGATTGAATTGGCACGGCAAAACGTTATTCTCCATAACGTCTCAATATTTGGCAACGCCAATGGAAATCTCCCAAGGCGGCGGTATTTTCAGAAGTGCCAATATTCCTTATGATTCCAAAGACGACAAAGCCATCAAAAAACAAAACGAACAAGTTTTAAAAGCTTTTGGCATGCAACATGGTGCCAACCATACCGAGTTTATCAAATGCAATGATGATGGTAAAATCTACTTTTTAGAAACGGCATCGCGTGTTGGTGGCGCGCACTTAGCCGAAATGGTTGAGGCGGCTTCAGGTGTAAATCTTTGGAGCGAATGGGCCAAAATAGAAGATGCGTTAGTCAAAGGCAAACAATACAAATTGCCAACCATCAAAAAAGAATTCGCCGGGATTGTACTGACGTTGTCCAAATTTGAACATCCTGATTTATCCGGTTTTAATGATACTGAGGTTTGTTTCCGTGTACCTTTAGATTTCCACGCCGGGTTGATTGTAAAAAGCGATAATCACGCTCGTGTCAGAGAATTATTAGACGATTATGCGGAACGATTGATTCGAGATTATGCTACTGTAGCCCAACAGGAAGCAGTTAAGAAATTACATTAA
- a CDS encoding alpha/beta hydrolase, translating to MRSTDDNVTEDLALKKIIEPQLNIILTTDEDDERPVYISGNFNNWVTQDKNFEMERVGQGLYHYKFAHDFTYPDELLYKFTRGDWSEVEIDKFGNRTENRSCKQHNGVRKEHVAKWRHNWLPFKSKFLPKVHLISEEFEIPQLNKTRRVWALLPHDYEKTTETYPVLYLQDAQNLFNEKAKYGNWEIDKKLAVMAEYKIGKIIIIAVEHAEKERIKEYNVGNTVLGSGEGKKYIRFVTETLKPFVDANFRTKPEREYTGIGGSSMGGLVSIFSGIMYPEIFGKLMIFSPSLWVVPKIKLSFLDIDEPQETRIYLYAGGDESATMIDHVQHFKKRLLKKEGFADKMKVRLSLDMEGKHNERYWSDEFPKAIEWLYFSTKEE from the coding sequence ATGCGCAGCACTGATGACAATGTAACGGAAGATTTAGCACTCAAGAAAATTATTGAACCCCAACTCAATATTATTTTAACTACTGACGAAGACGACGAAAGACCGGTTTATATCTCCGGTAACTTCAATAATTGGGTAACTCAAGACAAGAATTTTGAAATGGAACGCGTAGGGCAAGGTTTGTATCATTACAAGTTTGCCCACGATTTTACTTATCCCGACGAACTTTTATACAAATTTACCCGCGGCGATTGGAGCGAAGTCGAAATAGATAAATTTGGGAATCGTACTGAAAACAGAAGTTGCAAACAACACAACGGCGTGCGCAAAGAGCATGTGGCCAAATGGCGACACAATTGGTTACCATTTAAATCAAAGTTTTTACCGAAAGTTCATTTGATTTCTGAAGAATTCGAAATTCCGCAATTGAATAAAACCCGCAGAGTATGGGCATTGTTGCCTCATGATTATGAAAAGACAACAGAGACTTATCCGGTGTTGTATCTTCAAGATGCCCAAAATTTATTCAATGAAAAAGCCAAATACGGCAATTGGGAAATCGATAAAAAACTCGCTGTAATGGCGGAATACAAGATTGGCAAAATCATCATTATAGCAGTTGAACATGCTGAAAAAGAAAGGATTAAAGAATACAATGTCGGCAATACCGTTTTAGGCAGTGGCGAAGGCAAAAAGTACATTCGTTTTGTTACCGAAACGTTGAAACCCTTTGTAGATGCCAATTTCAGAACCAAACCCGAACGCGAATACACCGGAATTGGTGGCAGTTCTATGGGCGGATTGGTCAGCATTTTTTCGGGGATTATGTATCCGGAAATCTTTGGCAAGTTGATGATATTTTCGCCATCGCTTTGGGTTGTTCCTAAAATCAAATTGTCATTCCTGGACATTGACGAACCACAAGAAACGCGAATTTATCTTTATGCCGGTGGCGATGAAAGTGCGACCATGATTGATCACGTGCAGCATTTCAAAAAACGATTACTCAAAAAAGAAGGTTTCGCCGATAAAATGAAAGTGCGTTTAAGCCTCGATATGGAAGGCAAACACAACGAGAGATATTGGAGCGATGAATTCCCAAAAGCAATAGAATGGCTTTATTTTAGTACTAAAGAAGAATAA
- a CDS encoding DUF2231 domain-containing protein encodes MNDAHLHLLVNHFPIIGTIIGLGILIAGIVLKNKAVKNTAFVVLIVAAVFGFASMSTGEGAEELVEDMPSVGKKIIHEHEELAEKFVLILYVTGAFALLSLIATAKNHSKAKLFTRITLLLTIVTVVLVKNVGTSGGEIRHTEIRANANSPEIAAPENGGEQEED; translated from the coding sequence ATGAACGACGCTCACTTACACCTATTAGTTAACCATTTTCCAATCATCGGGACGATTATTGGATTGGGCATTTTAATTGCCGGTATTGTATTAAAAAACAAGGCGGTAAAGAACACGGCATTTGTTGTACTGATTGTGGCAGCTGTTTTTGGCTTTGCGTCAATGTCAACCGGTGAAGGCGCAGAAGAATTGGTAGAAGACATGCCAAGTGTTGGTAAAAAAATAATTCACGAGCACGAAGAATTAGCAGAGAAGTTTGTTTTGATACTTTATGTTACGGGAGCTTTCGCGCTATTGTCCTTAATTGCCACCGCTAAAAACCATTCTAAAGCCAAATTATTTACGCGGATAACTTTACTGTTAACCATAGTTACAGTAGTCTTGGTAAAAAATGTTGGTACTTCAGGTGGTGAAATTCGCCATACAGAGATTAGAGCCAATGCCAACAGTCCTGAAATTGCTGCTCCCGAAAATGGAGGCGAACAGGAAGAAGATTAA
- a CDS encoding M17 family metallopeptidase — MKTKQIKTLDGFTGTILIPVYETNAKSIVPIEYHGTTVSSKVFYGKKDTHYLVEKYDCTHVFIGLGAAIDYKSIKTIFRRIASKQKEVFGQNVALAFPEKFNPNEVEAAVSGLVLGTYDLGHYKKNETHPLAKDNFELQYLAKNDVEEAINKGIKIANAQLETFNLVDLPPNKVNPKYLADWATEAGEKYGFEVTVFGKAKSTEIGLHSFLSVGKGSANEPQFIIMEYKPEKAKKHIGLVGKGITFDTGGLNIKTAGMVQMKCDMAGGAAVLGAMQLIADLQLPYRVTAIVPACENSVDAHSFMPSDVIQSYAGHSIEIIDTDAEGRLILVDGLSYLIKNYKPETVIDLATLTGSVIGTLGYECAGLFTNNEELSKRLQQSGDAIGERLWQLPLWDEYKPDIDSEIADVKNYSGKPVAGAISAAKFLEYFTEDHKSWAHLDIAGVAFGDDEFAKTKHATAYGVHLITKFIENL, encoded by the coding sequence ATGAAAACAAAACAAATAAAAACCCTTGACGGATTTACCGGAACCATTTTAATTCCGGTGTATGAAACCAATGCTAAAAGTATAGTGCCGATTGAATACCACGGCACCACAGTTTCTTCCAAGGTATTTTACGGAAAAAAAGATACGCATTATTTAGTCGAAAAATACGATTGCACTCATGTCTTTATCGGTTTAGGTGCAGCCATTGATTACAAATCGATTAAAACCATTTTCAGACGAATTGCTTCCAAACAAAAAGAGGTTTTCGGTCAAAATGTAGCTTTGGCTTTTCCGGAAAAATTCAATCCGAATGAAGTAGAAGCAGCTGTTTCCGGATTGGTTTTAGGAACTTATGATTTAGGTCATTACAAGAAAAATGAAACGCATCCTTTAGCAAAAGACAATTTCGAATTGCAATATTTGGCCAAAAACGATGTAGAAGAAGCGATAAACAAAGGAATCAAAATCGCCAACGCGCAATTAGAAACTTTCAACTTGGTTGATTTACCACCTAATAAAGTCAACCCAAAATACTTAGCCGATTGGGCCACCGAAGCCGGTGAAAAATATGGTTTTGAAGTAACCGTTTTTGGGAAAGCAAAATCAACTGAAATAGGTTTGCATTCTTTTCTGTCGGTTGGCAAAGGCAGTGCCAATGAACCGCAATTCATCATCATGGAATACAAACCCGAAAAAGCGAAGAAACATATCGGTTTGGTTGGGAAAGGAATTACGTTTGACACCGGAGGATTGAATATTAAAACCGCCGGAATGGTTCAAATGAAATGTGATATGGCCGGTGGCGCAGCAGTTTTAGGCGCAATGCAATTGATAGCTGATTTGCAATTGCCTTATCGCGTGACTGCTATTGTGCCTGCGTGTGAAAATTCGGTGGATGCGCATTCGTTTATGCCGAGTGATGTGATTCAAAGTTATGCCGGACATTCAATAGAAATCATTGATACCGATGCTGAAGGCCGATTGATATTAGTCGATGGATTATCGTATTTGATTAAAAATTACAAACCGGAAACGGTGATTGATTTAGCTACTTTAACCGGAAGTGTCATTGGCACTTTAGGCTACGAATGCGCCGGTTTGTTTACCAATAATGAAGAGTTGTCCAAAAGATTACAGCAATCAGGTGACGCCATCGGTGAGCGTTTGTGGCAATTACCGCTTTGGGATGAATACAAACCGGATATCGACAGCGAGATTGCCGATGTGAAAAACTATTCGGGTAAACCGGTTGCCGGAGCGATTTCGGCAGCGAAGTTTTTAGAATATTTCACCGAAGACCATAAATCGTGGGCACATTTGGATATAGCCGGCGTGGCTTTTGGCGATGATGAATTCGCTAAGACCAAACATGCAACAGCTTATGGCGTACATTTAATTACTAAATTTATTGAAAATCTATAG